In Corynebacterium aquilae DSM 44791, the genomic stretch GGCTGGTTTTGCGGATTACGAGTTAGCGTTGCGTCTGTTGGGGTTGGCCGCAGGGGTCGTGGCCGCCATGGTCGCCGGGTGGCGTTTTTCCAGCCACGATCCGCACAGCATGCTGATGACTTCTTCCGGAAGACGACGGATTGCAACACGCTATGGCTACATCGCTGGGGCTAGTGCTGTCAGTGTTATCGCTCCTCTGGTGGTGGGGGCCGGCGTACTGTTGCTGCCATTGTTGGGTGAGAACTCGCTGAACCTGGGGTTTGTTTTTGCGCCACTTTTGGCAGCGGTAGGTTTCGTGCTCGGTTCGACCACGGTAGGCATTGTGGTGGCTAGTCTTGCTCGCCGCGTTCCATTGATTGTGCGTATCGTCGTTTCTGGCGGAATAAGCCTGATTTTTGGTCTCTATTCCTCCTCCTTTGGTTTCCTGTGGCCACTGGGAATGGAACGGGATTCAGGCCTTATCGACGCGCCCGCGAAGATGTGGGCCAGTGTTTTTGTTCTCCTGCTCGCGGCGGTGGCGCTGGGGGGAGCAGTTGTCTTCGCCAGCAGTGCTGCAGATCCTTTTACCCCTGCCCGGGGTGTGGGCGTGTTGCCTTTTGCTGCGGTCGTGGTTGGTCTTGGTGTGGGCGTGGCGACAGTGTCGCTGCCTGAGGCGGAACCGCAGCTTTTGTGCGATACCACCCAGGATCCCAATATCAGTGTGTGCGTCAATAGTGCACAACAGCCAGCGCTGCAACGCAGTATTGACAGCGCAAATCAAGCGCTTGGGGTGGTCGGCAGCGTAATGCCTGAGGAAAAGGTGGTCTACACCCCGAGGTATGGCCTCTCCTCTAATCTTGGGCGCGAGATTATTTATCAGCCGTGGGAGCATCGCACCAATCTTGGCACTGAGCTCATCGATACGGTCGTCAGTTGGAGTGTCTGTAATGGTGATGAGCGCCCAGAATCTGCGCGTTTGAATACGGCACTGAATTCTCATCTGCTTGAGGCCGCTGGTCTGCGGCGCCATGTTGGGATTGCCCGTGATGCTTCGGGGCGCATTGTGCGTGATGGTTCGACTGAGGGGGAATCACTTTATGGCGCCGATGATGATCCTTTCGGACAGGTCCCGATGGATGTCATCCTTGCGGGGATTGCTGCCCATCCGGTGGAGATCGCCGAGTGCGCAGGACAGTGGGAATGGTTTGGGGTGAATCCACAATGATGAGGGCTGTTATTCCTGCACCTTGGCGCGTCATTGTGGCGCTGCTTGTGAGCGGCACATTGGTGATGGGTGTTCTTGATGGTGTCTCTTTTGGTGTGCCGGGCGTGGATGATGAGGTGTATTTCACCATCGCGGAGTGGTGGATGTACGCGGCGACAATTGCCGCGATTGGTGTTTGCGTACCGCGCCTGCGTGCGGTGGATTTGGGCTGTCGTCGCGCACGGTTGGCGACTTTCGTGCAGGGGCTTGTTACCGCTTTGATGGCATTGGCGTGCGCGGGGATGGGGGCTGCTGTGGTGAATATGCGCCGTACAGTCCGCTCGGCGTCGTACATCGAGATTGTTATTCCTCCTGGAAGTGAGTACGTTGTTGTGGCCACCCTGACTGCTGCGGGGTTGGCCCTTGGGCTGGTCACGTTGTTCGGCGCCACAGTTGGTACTGCGCTGAGCTTGGTGGCGGTGGTGGCGATCGCTTTGGTGAATTTGGTCGTGCCGGAGGGCTTTCCCCTCCCGATTCCACCTCAGCCATTTCAAGGAACCTGGTGGCAGCCGGTCAGTGTTGTGGAATCCTTAGTCATTTTTCTATTGGGGCTCAGCCTGTGGGGGAAGTTCGGCGGGGCACTCGCGCGCGGCGAAACGTCAGGCTAGAGAGAAAGCATTGTCTGCTCTTGTGTGTTGGGTACTGAGGTGAAAGAACACCGATAAACACGAGGCCTGTTTTGTGCAGGCCTCGTTTTTTTGCGGGGCGTGGGGGGCTGCTGCAGGTGCTTGATTCCCCCAAGCGTGCGGAGGGTAACCCCGCTGCGGGAGTTTCGGCGCTGCTGGTGGACAGCGTGCCGGCAGCCATAGAATGGAAACCGAATTCATTCAGGGTCGACCGAGAAATGGGCAGATGTCATGGTGCGAATAGTGACAAAAATGCGCGCGAAGCTGCCCCTAGGTCACCGCGGGCCTGAATCCGCCGAATCCTTCACCGTTTTCATGATCGCCGCCTGCATCGTCGGCGTGGTCACCGGCGCTTTGGCCATGGCCTTCAAATTGTCCCTGGAATGGGTGGGGCATCGGCGTGCTATCGCCCTGGAATGGTCGGAGCGCCACGGGGTGGCGGGGGTGGTGGTGATCATCTTCGCGGGCGCGTTGATGACCGCGGCCGCCGCCTGGCTGGTGCGTCGCGTCGAACCGGCAGCCGAAGGCAGTGGCATTCCCCGCGTGGAGGCGGTGGTCACCAAACGGGGAACCATCGGCCACTTCCGCCTCCTGCCCGTCAAATTCGTCGGCGGTGTGCTCTCCATCGGGTCCGGCCTTGCACTCGGCCGGGAAGGCCCGAGTGTGCAGATGGGCGGCAATGTCGCCATGATGATCTCCCGCGCGCTGCGCCGCAACGATGCCGACATGCGCACCCTCATCGCCTCCGGCGCGGCCGCCGGCCTGGCCGCCACCTTCAACGCACCCATCGCCGGCGGCGTGTTCGTGCTGGAAGAACTCCTCAAACGCTTCGACGCGCGCACCACGCTCGCCACTCTCATGGCCAGCGCCTCTGCTTTCGGGGTTGCGCAATTTTTCCTCCACGGCGACGAATTCCGCGTCCCCGACCTGGCAACGCCCTCACTCAAACACATCCCCGCCTACGCGCTCCTTGGGGTGTTAGCCGGACTCCTGGGCGCCCTGTACAACAAGGCCGTCATGGCAAGCTTGCGATTCGTCGACGGCTCGAAGATTCCGGCCGAGGTGCGCGCCGGGATCATTGGCGCATCGGTGGCATGTGTCGCCCTCGTCTCCCCTTATCTGGTGGGTGGTGGTGACCCCATCACCCAGGATGCGCTGTCCGGAAACCAGACGGTCACCGCCTTGCTCATTATCTTGGGCGTGCGCTTTGTGTTGGGTGTGGTCTCCTATGCGGCCTGTACTCCCGGTGGGTTGTTTGCCCCGATGCTGGTGATGGGATCCAGCTTGGGGTTGGTCATTGGGCTGATAGGTCAGCAGCTAGTGCCGGAAGTTTTTCCCGAGCCACAGGCGTTGGCCTTGGTGGGCATGGCGGCATTTTTCGCGGCCACGGTCAGGGCACCCTTGACTGGCATTATCCTCGCCACGGAGATGACCGGGTCGGTGACTGTCTTGCCGCCGATGCTGGGCGCGTGTGCGGTGGCGGTGTTTGTGGCCATGGTCGTGCGCAGTGCACCAATCTACGATGCCCTGGCGCAGCGCTCGGAACAGGCGGAAGCGGCTGCTGCGCGGGAAGGCAAGCCTGGTGGTCCGCTGGTTGGGCGGTCGACCGCGCCGACGGTGTAGTCGGTGCGCCACCGTGGGGGAGGGGGTGCCCAGTTCCCGCCGCACGGAAAAAGGGGAGGGAACATCTTGGGGTGCTGATGAGTTGTAGGAGATGTCGCCAATTAAACGCTTTGATTAATGAATTAAAGCTTCGAATATAAGGAGAGTCTTTTTCATGGATGTGCATGAGGCCATTGCCCGCCGCCGCGCGATTCGGGAATACACCGATGAACCCATCCGCGAGGATGTTGTCGACCGGGTGGTTCGCGCCGCATTAGAGGCCCCGAGCGCGTTCAACCTGCAGCTGCGCGACGTGGTGGTCATTCGCGACCCTGAGACCAAGCGCATGTTGAGCGAAAGCTCCCGCCAGGCACAATTTGAGGCTGCCGATACCGTCCTCGTATTCGTCGCCCGCGCCGAGGCGCTGCCCGAAGATGCCGCAGACATCCTGCCCGCCGACTACCTGGCGCGCGTAAAGAAGGTCAAGGAATCAATGCCACCGGCAGCGCTGCGAGAAGCGGCGATGAAAGACACGATGCTGGCCGCAGGTTTCGCCCTGGTAGCGGCCTCCGCCGAAGGCCTGGCCACGAGCCCCACCACCGGCTGGAACGAGGAGGCAGTGAAGGAACTCATCGGCCTGGGTGGCCGCGAAGATCGCGGAATCGGCCTCGTTGTTGCCATGGGACATCCGGCAGTCGAGGCGCCGCACCCCGGCCGTCAGGACTCTCGCCGCGTCGATGAGCGCTACGCATAGAACCCTTTTAGCCCCAGCCGGCTGTGGGGTGGGGTGAGTTGATACCTCCTTTCTATCTCCGTCTACCTCTGTCTACCTCCTTCGTGTCCTCTCAGGGGGCGCGAAGGAGGTTGTTGTTTGCGTCGGGGAAGTGGGGCCGGTGGGGGCTGCAGTGGCGCTACCTTGCGCGTGCGGGGGTGATTTGTGGGGGAGGGGTAAAAAATGTGCACGCAAAGGTGAAGAAATTTGCATGATTTGCACTGGGGAGATGGACAGTGGGTATCCCTTAATGAAAATCAGCACCCTGCAAATCTGCAGTTGAAAAGGCAAAACTTTTTGAAAAAGTGGTGG encodes the following:
- the clcA gene encoding H(+)/Cl(-) exchange transporter ClcA translates to MRAKLPLGHRGPESAESFTVFMIAACIVGVVTGALAMAFKLSLEWVGHRRAIALEWSERHGVAGVVVIIFAGALMTAAAAWLVRRVEPAAEGSGIPRVEAVVTKRGTIGHFRLLPVKFVGGVLSIGSGLALGREGPSVQMGGNVAMMISRALRRNDADMRTLIASGAAAGLAATFNAPIAGGVFVLEELLKRFDARTTLATLMASASAFGVAQFFLHGDEFRVPDLATPSLKHIPAYALLGVLAGLLGALYNKAVMASLRFVDGSKIPAEVRAGIIGASVACVALVSPYLVGGGDPITQDALSGNQTVTALLIILGVRFVLGVVSYAACTPGGLFAPMLVMGSSLGLVIGLIGQQLVPEVFPEPQALALVGMAAFFAATVRAPLTGIILATEMTGSVTVLPPMLGACAVAVFVAMVVRSAPIYDALAQRSEQAEAAAAREGKPGGPLVGRSTAPTV
- a CDS encoding nitroreductase family protein encodes the protein MDVHEAIARRRAIREYTDEPIREDVVDRVVRAALEAPSAFNLQLRDVVVIRDPETKRMLSESSRQAQFEAADTVLVFVARAEALPEDAADILPADYLARVKKVKESMPPAALREAAMKDTMLAAGFALVAASAEGLATSPTTGWNEEAVKELIGLGGREDRGIGLVVAMGHPAVEAPHPGRQDSRRVDERYA